The following are encoded together in the Bacillus sp. V2I10 genome:
- a CDS encoding acetyl-CoA C-acetyltransferase has translation MREAVIVAGARTPVGRAKKGSLATVRPDDLGALVVKETLKRAGGYEGNIDDLIIGCAMPEAEQGLNLARNIGALAGLPYTVPAITVNRYCSSGLQSIAYAAEKIMLGHSDTAIAGGAESMSMVPMMGHVVRPNANLAENAPEYYMGMGHTAEQVARKYGVSRKDQDAFAVRSHERAARAIQEGKFDDEIIAVDVTQRSVGIDNKLHEKHFQFSKDEGVRPGTSMQILANLRPAFSVKGSVTAGNSSQTSDGAAAVMVMDREKADALGLQSLVKFRSFAVGGVPPEVMGIGPIEAIPRALKQAGLSLSDIGLFELNEAFASQSIQVIRELGLDEDKVNVNGGAIALGHPLGCTGAKLTLSLIHEMKRRNEQFGVVTMCIGGGMGAAGVFELV, from the coding sequence ATGAGAGAAGCGGTCATTGTAGCAGGTGCGAGAACACCTGTAGGAAGAGCGAAAAAAGGATCACTTGCAACTGTAAGACCAGACGATTTAGGAGCTCTCGTTGTAAAAGAAACGCTGAAGCGTGCCGGGGGCTATGAAGGAAATATAGACGATTTGATTATCGGGTGTGCAATGCCTGAAGCAGAACAGGGATTAAATTTAGCGCGAAATATCGGGGCGCTGGCTGGACTGCCTTACACAGTTCCCGCCATTACCGTTAACCGCTATTGCTCATCAGGATTGCAGAGTATTGCCTATGCAGCAGAAAAAATTATGCTTGGCCATTCAGATACAGCGATTGCAGGGGGAGCAGAATCAATGAGCATGGTTCCGATGATGGGGCATGTTGTCCGTCCAAATGCAAATCTGGCTGAGAACGCTCCTGAATATTACATGGGAATGGGGCATACAGCTGAGCAGGTGGCAAGAAAATACGGTGTTAGCCGTAAAGATCAGGATGCATTTGCCGTACGCAGTCATGAGCGCGCTGCAAGAGCCATCCAAGAAGGCAAATTTGATGATGAAATTATTGCAGTAGATGTCACACAAAGAAGTGTTGGCATCGACAATAAGCTTCATGAAAAGCATTTCCAATTCTCGAAAGATGAAGGTGTACGTCCTGGAACAAGCATGCAGATTCTTGCGAATTTAAGACCTGCATTTTCTGTTAAGGGATCTGTAACAGCGGGCAACTCTTCACAAACAAGTGACGGGGCTGCGGCAGTTATGGTGATGGACCGTGAAAAAGCAGATGCACTAGGTCTGCAATCCCTTGTAAAATTCAGATCCTTCGCTGTGGGAGGAGTTCCGCCTGAGGTAATGGGGATTGGCCCGATTGAAGCGATTCCCCGTGCTTTAAAACAAGCTGGACTGAGCTTATCTGACATCGGACTTTTTGAACTGAATGAAGCATTTGCCTCTCAATCGATCCAGGTGATTAGAGAGCTTGGATTAGATGAAGATAAAGTGAATGTTAACGGCGGTGCAATTGCACTTGGGCATCCGCTTGGCTGTACGGGAGCAAAGCTGACCCTGTCCCTTATTCATGAAATGAAGCGGCGCAATGAACAATTTGGAGTTGTTACAATGTGCATCGGCGGCGGAATGGGCGCTGCAGGAGTGTTCGAATTAGTTTAA
- a CDS encoding methionine ABC transporter ATP-binding protein, which produces MITLKDVKKVFQSKSGNVTAVDSVDLNINQGEIFGIIGYSGAGKSSLIRLLNGLEKPTGGSIQVAGRKIDKIRGDELRKARHEISMIFQHFNLLWSRTVRENISFPLEIAGVKKEQRMKRVEELIKLVGLEGREDAYPSQLSGGQKQRVGIARALANNPKVLLCDEATSALDPQTTDSILELLVDINERLGLTIVLITHEMHVIRKICHRVAVMENGNIVEQGEVLDVFKKPQQSITKRFVKQITEHDDTQETMELILEKYKHGMVIQMTFVGESTESPLITNLIRNHPIEVNILQGKISQTQSGSYGTLFIHMDGQPEELDKAMAFIRTQEVEAEVIANV; this is translated from the coding sequence ATGATTACGTTAAAAGATGTCAAAAAAGTCTTTCAATCAAAAAGCGGAAATGTTACCGCGGTTGATTCGGTTGACTTGAATATAAATCAAGGTGAAATTTTCGGAATTATCGGTTATAGCGGTGCGGGAAAAAGCTCACTGATCAGATTGCTGAACGGACTTGAAAAGCCCACAGGCGGTTCCATTCAAGTAGCGGGAAGAAAGATCGATAAAATCCGTGGAGATGAGCTGAGAAAGGCAAGACACGAAATAAGCATGATCTTTCAGCATTTTAATCTCCTTTGGTCAAGAACGGTCCGGGAAAATATTTCGTTTCCATTAGAAATCGCCGGAGTGAAAAAAGAGCAGCGGATGAAACGTGTGGAAGAGCTGATTAAGCTTGTTGGGCTGGAAGGGCGGGAAGATGCATATCCATCCCAGCTGAGCGGGGGACAAAAACAGCGTGTCGGCATTGCAAGAGCTCTTGCGAATAATCCAAAAGTATTGCTTTGTGATGAAGCAACATCAGCATTGGACCCGCAAACAACAGATTCAATTCTTGAACTGCTGGTGGATATTAACGAAAGACTGGGTTTGACCATTGTCCTGATTACACATGAAATGCATGTGATTCGTAAAATCTGCCATCGTGTTGCCGTTATGGAAAACGGAAACATTGTTGAGCAGGGTGAAGTGCTCGATGTATTCAAAAAACCGCAGCAGTCTATTACTAAGCGCTTTGTGAAACAAATTACAGAGCATGATGATACACAGGAAACGATGGAATTGATTCTTGAAAAATACAAACACGGCATGGTTATTCAGATGACATTTGTGGGGGAGTCAACAGAAAGTCCGCTCATTACGAATCTTATACGAAACCATCCGATTGAAGTAAACATCCTTCAAGGGAAAATATCGCAAACTCAAAGCGGATCATATGGAACCTTGTTCATTCATATGGACGGGCAGCCTGAAGAGCTGGATAAGGCAATGGCATTTATCCGCACTCAAGAAGTAGAAGCGGAGGTGATTGCGAATGTTTGA
- a CDS encoding YuzL family protein, giving the protein MARLKKEPSKAGVSASSVKGSSGPTNEMDGGGKRSSTNQQYKKKNMGHE; this is encoded by the coding sequence ATGGCAAGATTAAAGAAAGAACCATCTAAAGCAGGAGTAAGTGCATCCAGCGTAAAAGGCAGCTCTGGTCCAACAAATGAAATGGACGGCGGGGGCAAACGCTCGAGTACAAATCAGCAATATAAAAAGAAAAACATGGGACATGAATAA
- a CDS encoding YusG family protein — translation MSFEKKRLDITDRVTGRFSEGQMNLFFEKEQIGTMSFGQNGNQVSLKNGYEEENHSFFQYADVLLKKDEKYVDCDEENGWC, via the coding sequence ATGTCATTTGAAAAGAAGCGCTTAGATATTACAGACCGGGTAACAGGACGCTTTTCAGAAGGTCAAATGAACTTATTTTTTGAAAAAGAGCAAATTGGCACAATGTCATTTGGTCAAAATGGAAATCAGGTTTCATTGAAAAATGGATATGAAGAAGAAAACCATTCCTTTTTCCAGTATGCAGACGTTTTATTAAAAAAAGATGAAAAGTATGTAGATTGTGACGAAGAAAACGGCTGGTGCTAA
- a CDS encoding toprim domain-containing protein — MSAIEVEKVIIVEGTSDKRKVLNVVNEPVEIICTNGTISLTRLDEMIDALFYRDVYVLVDSDESGDRLRKQFKRELPEAAHLFIDRMYREVATAPDQHVAAVLLSANIDVQAKYL; from the coding sequence ATGTCTGCAATTGAGGTTGAAAAGGTCATAATTGTTGAAGGAACATCTGACAAACGAAAGGTACTTAATGTTGTCAATGAACCTGTAGAAATTATCTGTACAAATGGAACAATAAGTCTTACTCGATTAGACGAAATGATTGATGCTCTGTTTTATAGAGACGTATACGTGCTCGTAGACTCAGATGAATCAGGGGATCGCCTCAGAAAGCAATTCAAGCGGGAACTGCCCGAAGCTGCGCATTTGTTTATAGATAGAATGTACCGTGAAGTTGCGACTGCACCTGATCAGCATGTTGCTGCTGTGCTTTTAAGCGCAAATATCGATGTACAGGCGAAATACTTATAA
- a CDS encoding 3-hydroxyacyl-CoA dehydrogenase/enoyl-CoA hydratase family protein, producing the protein MVQRIKKAAVLGSGVMGSGIAAHLANIGIPVLLLDIVPRSLTDYEEKKGLSLEDRSVRNRISNESIQKLLKQKPAPLTAKENLSLIEAGNFEDDMHGLSEADWIIEVVVENLDIKKKVFTLVDQYRKQGSIVSSNTSGISVEAMSEGRSEDFQKHFLGTHFFNPPRYLKLLEVIPTKTTSSEVLSFIKTFGEDVLGKGVVEAKDTPNFIANRIGTYGLLVTVQEMLKGNYSVGEVDSVTGPLIGRPKSATFRTLDVVGLDTFAHVAQNVYDQVEGKEKAVFEIPEFMKKMLENGWLGSKSGQGFFKKEGKEILELNPDTLEYGERKKLKAQSIEIAKQAKGAAAKMKALIYSGDKASQLLWNITSPTLLYSAQLSREIADDIVAIDEAMKWGFGWQYGPFETWDAIGLSKSVEKMEAEGQNVPAWIKDMLDRGFTSFYKKEDGISYFYHEGDYRRIQQNEKVLDLKDIKEKKGVIKKNSGASLIDLGDDVALLEFHSPNNAIGMDIIQMINFAIDEVSRNYKGLVIGNQGKNFCVGANLAMILMEAQDDNYFEVDMVVRHFQQAMMKIKYSPKPVVAAPFGMTLGGGAEICLPAAHIQASSETYMGLVEAGVGLIPGGGGNKELYIKLLNSIPKGVDFDLQNVANKVFETIATAKVSASAAEARNNFFLNESDSVSFNGDHLLHDAKQKAIELFDKGYKAPVRKKVPVVGETGYAALLLGAQSMLQSGYISEHDLKIAKKLAYVIAGGKVPFGTEVDEQYLLGLEREAFLSLVQEGKSQQRMQHMLVKGKPLRN; encoded by the coding sequence ATGGTCCAGCGAATTAAAAAAGCTGCAGTTTTAGGATCTGGTGTTATGGGTTCAGGAATTGCTGCACACTTGGCAAATATCGGAATCCCTGTTTTATTGCTTGATATCGTCCCGCGTTCACTTACGGACTACGAAGAGAAGAAAGGGCTGTCTTTAGAAGATCGATCTGTCAGAAACCGAATCTCTAATGAATCTATCCAAAAGTTATTAAAACAAAAGCCGGCTCCGCTGACTGCTAAGGAAAATCTTTCATTGATCGAAGCGGGTAACTTCGAAGATGACATGCACGGATTGTCTGAAGCTGATTGGATTATTGAAGTAGTCGTTGAGAATTTAGACATAAAGAAAAAAGTCTTTACATTAGTAGATCAATATAGAAAACAAGGCAGTATTGTAAGCTCTAATACATCAGGAATCTCAGTTGAAGCGATGTCAGAGGGAAGATCTGAGGATTTTCAGAAGCATTTTCTTGGAACACATTTCTTTAATCCGCCCCGTTATTTAAAATTGCTCGAAGTCATTCCAACTAAAACAACATCATCAGAGGTTTTATCTTTCATTAAAACGTTCGGGGAAGATGTGCTTGGCAAAGGCGTCGTTGAAGCAAAAGACACTCCAAACTTTATCGCAAACCGAATCGGAACATACGGTCTGCTTGTCACTGTTCAGGAAATGCTGAAAGGAAACTACAGCGTAGGCGAAGTGGATTCTGTCACAGGACCGTTAATCGGCCGCCCGAAAAGCGCCACCTTCAGAACTCTGGATGTTGTAGGACTCGACACATTTGCACATGTAGCGCAAAACGTTTATGACCAGGTTGAAGGAAAAGAGAAAGCTGTTTTTGAAATTCCTGAATTTATGAAAAAAATGCTTGAAAATGGCTGGCTTGGAAGCAAATCGGGCCAGGGCTTCTTCAAAAAAGAAGGAAAAGAAATTCTTGAGCTGAATCCTGACACACTCGAATACGGAGAAAGAAAAAAATTAAAGGCCCAAAGCATAGAGATTGCAAAACAGGCAAAAGGTGCAGCAGCTAAAATGAAAGCGCTTATCTATTCTGGAGACAAAGCTAGCCAATTATTATGGAATATAACAAGTCCGACACTCCTTTACTCGGCACAATTATCACGAGAGATCGCAGATGACATCGTTGCGATTGATGAAGCAATGAAATGGGGCTTTGGCTGGCAATATGGTCCATTTGAGACATGGGATGCCATTGGGCTCTCAAAGTCAGTTGAAAAAATGGAGGCAGAAGGCCAGAATGTTCCGGCTTGGATTAAAGACATGCTTGATCGTGGATTTACTTCATTTTATAAAAAAGAAGATGGCATCTCTTATTTTTATCATGAAGGTGATTACAGACGCATCCAGCAAAACGAAAAAGTCCTTGATTTAAAAGATATAAAAGAGAAAAAAGGGGTCATTAAAAAGAACAGCGGTGCAAGTTTAATTGACCTTGGAGATGATGTTGCCCTTCTTGAGTTCCATTCCCCAAATAATGCGATTGGCATGGATATCATTCAAATGATCAATTTCGCAATCGATGAAGTCAGCAGAAATTACAAAGGGCTTGTCATCGGAAATCAGGGCAAGAACTTCTGTGTTGGAGCAAATCTTGCGATGATTTTAATGGAAGCACAGGATGACAACTATTTTGAAGTTGACATGGTTGTCCGCCACTTCCAGCAGGCGATGATGAAGATTAAATATAGTCCAAAGCCAGTTGTAGCAGCACCGTTTGGCATGACGCTCGGAGGAGGAGCTGAAATCTGTCTGCCTGCTGCGCATATACAGGCTTCAAGTGAAACGTATATGGGATTAGTGGAAGCAGGCGTTGGTTTAATCCCGGGCGGGGGCGGCAACAAAGAGCTTTACATTAAACTTCTTAACAGCATTCCTAAAGGCGTAGACTTTGATCTTCAGAATGTCGCAAATAAAGTCTTTGAGACAATTGCTACTGCAAAGGTTTCAGCATCTGCTGCTGAAGCGAGAAACAATTTTTTCTTAAATGAAAGCGATTCTGTGAGCTTTAATGGAGATCATCTCCTGCATGATGCAAAGCAAAAAGCGATTGAGCTGTTTGATAAAGGATATAAAGCACCTGTCCGCAAAAAGGTTCCAGTTGTAGGGGAAACAGGATATGCAGCACTGCTGCTAGGTGCACAATCCATGCTTCAATCAGGGTATATTTCAGAGCACGATTTAAAAATTGCAAAAAAACTTGCTTATGTCATCGCTGGCGGCAAGGTTCCATTTGGCACCGAAGTGGATGAACAGTACCTGTTGGGTTTAGAAAGAGAAGCTTTTCTGAGCTTGGTTCAAGAGGGCAAGTCACAGCAAAGAATGCAGCACATGCTTGTTAAAGGGAAACCACTACGTAATTAG
- a CDS encoding MetQ/NlpA family ABC transporter substrate-binding protein, translated as MKKLLLSAVFATSAFALAACGTGGGNGEGEETKTLKIGASNVPHAEILEEAQPLLEEKGIELDIVPFQDYILPNKSLASKEIDANYFQHIPYLESQMAENKDYDFVNAGGIHIEPIGVYSKKHKSLEDIPEGGTIIMSNSVADHGRMLSLLESEGLITIKEGVDKTTATIDDIDENNKNLKFKADVEASILPQAYNNDEGDAVLINTNYAIGAGLNPQKDAIALEGSESPYVNIITVRKGDENKEEIKALVEVLHSKEIQSFIEEKYEGAVVPVDGE; from the coding sequence ATGAAGAAATTATTGTTAAGTGCTGTATTCGCAACATCTGCTTTCGCTCTTGCTGCATGTGGTACTGGAGGCGGAAATGGCGAAGGAGAAGAAACAAAAACGCTGAAAATCGGAGCTTCAAATGTCCCGCATGCGGAAATTCTGGAGGAAGCACAGCCTTTGCTTGAGGAAAAAGGCATTGAGCTTGATATCGTACCGTTCCAGGATTATATCCTGCCGAATAAATCTCTCGCAAGTAAAGAAATTGATGCCAACTACTTTCAGCATATCCCATATTTAGAGTCTCAAATGGCTGAAAATAAAGATTACGACTTTGTTAATGCAGGCGGCATCCATATCGAGCCAATTGGTGTGTATTCTAAAAAACATAAATCATTAGAAGATATCCCAGAGGGCGGCACAATTATCATGAGTAATTCAGTAGCTGACCATGGCCGTATGCTTTCATTGCTTGAAAGCGAAGGCTTAATCACGATTAAAGAAGGTGTCGATAAAACAACTGCAACAATTGATGATATCGATGAAAACAATAAAAATCTAAAATTCAAAGCAGATGTAGAAGCAAGCATTCTTCCGCAGGCTTATAACAACGATGAAGGCGATGCTGTTTTAATTAATACGAACTATGCAATTGGTGCAGGGCTCAATCCTCAAAAAGATGCGATTGCACTTGAAGGTTCAGAATCACCATATGTAAACATCATCACAGTCCGCAAAGGCGACGAAAACAAAGAAGAAATTAAAGCTTTAGTTGAAGTGCTTCATTCAAAAGAAATTCAATCATTTATTGAAGAAAAATATGAAGGTGCAGTAGTACCTGTTGACGGAGAATAA
- the gcvH gene encoding glycine cleavage system protein GcvH, with amino-acid sequence MNTPKELRYSEEHEWVKVEGEKVRIGITDFAQSELGDIVFVELPEVGDEIKADEPFGSVESVKTVSELYAPISGKVVEINEDLDDSPEFVNESPYEKAWMIVIEPSNVSDVDSLMTAEQYVGMTNED; translated from the coding sequence ATGAACACACCAAAAGAACTTCGTTATTCTGAAGAGCACGAATGGGTTAAAGTTGAAGGTGAAAAAGTACGTATCGGCATTACTGATTTTGCTCAATCAGAACTTGGGGATATTGTATTTGTTGAGCTTCCTGAAGTTGGAGATGAAATTAAAGCAGACGAGCCTTTCGGAAGCGTTGAGTCTGTAAAAACGGTTTCTGAGCTTTATGCGCCAATCAGCGGAAAAGTTGTTGAAATCAATGAGGATCTCGATGACAGCCCAGAATTTGTAAACGAATCTCCATACGAAAAAGCATGGATGATTGTTATCGAGCCAAGCAATGTAAGTGATGTTGACAGCCTAATGACTGCTGAGCAATATGTGGGAATGACAAACGAAGACTGA
- a CDS encoding carboxymuconolactone decarboxylase family protein codes for MQHFEARNISEAALHNYKEGLGVFTEKMPELAHLYNEFTEECFKEGTLSQKEKQLIALGISIYSQDEYCIIYHTKGCLDQGASEQEILETVGVTAAFGGGAAMSQSVTLVQECITELNQHKQ; via the coding sequence ATGCAGCATTTTGAAGCGAGAAATATAAGCGAAGCCGCTTTGCATAATTACAAAGAAGGTCTGGGAGTTTTTACAGAGAAAATGCCTGAGCTTGCACATCTTTATAATGAATTCACTGAAGAATGTTTTAAAGAAGGAACACTTTCCCAAAAAGAAAAGCAGTTGATTGCACTTGGCATAAGCATCTATTCACAAGATGAGTATTGTATTATTTATCATACAAAAGGCTGCTTAGATCAAGGGGCAAGCGAACAGGAAATTCTAGAAACAGTTGGAGTAACAGCTGCTTTTGGCGGAGGAGCGGCAATGAGTCAATCCGTTACCTTAGTACAAGAGTGCATCACAGAATTAAATCAGCATAAGCAATAG
- a CDS encoding arsenate reductase family protein, giving the protein MAITFYWYPKCGTCRKAKKWFEDHNLQVEDVHIVENPPTKEELKTMLDNSGVEVKKFFNTSGQKYRELGMKEKVASLSDEELLEILASDGMLIKRPLATDGKKVTVGFKEDQFEAAWAK; this is encoded by the coding sequence GTGGCTATTACGTTTTATTGGTATCCTAAATGCGGTACATGCCGAAAAGCTAAAAAGTGGTTTGAAGATCACAATTTGCAGGTAGAAGATGTACATATTGTCGAAAATCCACCGACAAAAGAAGAATTAAAAACGATGCTTGATAACAGCGGGGTAGAAGTAAAGAAGTTTTTCAATACCAGCGGTCAAAAATACCGCGAATTAGGCATGAAAGAGAAGGTTGCTTCTTTATCTGATGAAGAACTGCTTGAGATTTTGGCATCAGACGGCATGCTTATCAAACGGCCATTAGCAACAGACGGCAAGAAAGTTACCGTCGGCTTTAAAGAAGATCAATTCGAAGCAGCGTGGGCAAAGTAG
- a CDS encoding acyl-CoA dehydrogenase family protein, with protein sequence MSKTSENVIKGGSFLLDDVTFESVFTPEDFTDEHKMIAKTTEDFVVNDVLPHLEDIENHQFDKSVKLLKQAGELGLLGADVPEEYGGLGLDKISSALITEKFARAGSFSLSYGAHVGIGSLPIVLFGNEEQKQQYLPDLATGQRIAAYALTEPGSGSDALGARATARLNAEGTHYVLNGEKQWITNSGFADVFVVYAKVDGEHFSAFIVEKGYPGVSTGPEEKKMGIKGSSTRTLILEDALVPKENLLGDLGKGHVIAFNILNIGRYKLAVGTIGGSKRIIDVSVQYANQRQQFKTPISSFSLIQEKLANMASKTYAMESSVYRTVGLFEDRMNRLSPEEVKDGKEVAASIAEYAIECSLNKVLGSETLDYVVDEGVQIHGGYGFMAEYEVERAYRDSRINRIFEGTNEINRLLVPGTYLRKAMKGELPLLQKAQALQEELMMLMPEEVGEGVLEQEKHLLKNAKKIGLMIAGLAAQKYGQALQKEQEVLVNIADIVSSIYAMESAILRTEKAISKAGEAKSAQKLLYTQVYCQEAFNEIEAHAKESLVAIEQGDTLRMMISALRKFTRHTPINVIAKKREIAAALIEENGYRA encoded by the coding sequence ATGTCTAAAACGTCTGAAAATGTAATTAAAGGCGGCAGCTTTTTATTAGATGATGTGACTTTTGAAAGTGTATTTACACCTGAGGATTTTACAGATGAGCATAAAATGATTGCTAAAACGACAGAGGATTTTGTCGTAAATGATGTTTTGCCGCACTTAGAAGATATTGAGAATCATCAATTTGATAAATCTGTGAAGCTGCTTAAGCAAGCAGGCGAGCTGGGTCTGCTTGGAGCAGATGTTCCTGAAGAATACGGCGGCCTTGGACTCGATAAAATCAGTTCAGCTTTGATCACAGAAAAATTTGCACGTGCAGGCAGTTTTTCATTATCCTACGGCGCGCATGTAGGAATCGGATCGCTTCCAATTGTGCTCTTCGGCAATGAAGAACAAAAACAGCAATATCTTCCAGACCTTGCAACAGGCCAGCGCATTGCAGCTTACGCATTAACTGAGCCTGGTTCCGGATCAGACGCACTGGGTGCAAGAGCAACTGCGAGATTGAATGCTGAAGGCACGCACTATGTACTAAATGGAGAAAAGCAATGGATTACAAACTCTGGCTTTGCTGATGTTTTTGTAGTCTATGCAAAAGTTGACGGCGAACACTTCTCAGCTTTCATCGTAGAAAAAGGATATCCTGGAGTATCAACAGGACCGGAAGAAAAGAAAATGGGAATCAAAGGCTCTTCAACTAGAACTCTTATTCTTGAGGATGCATTGGTTCCCAAAGAAAATCTATTAGGCGACCTTGGAAAAGGCCATGTTATCGCATTTAACATCCTTAACATCGGAAGATATAAATTAGCAGTGGGAACGATCGGCGGATCAAAACGCATTATCGATGTCTCTGTACAATATGCAAATCAGCGCCAGCAATTTAAAACGCCAATCAGCAGCTTCTCGCTGATTCAGGAAAAACTGGCTAATATGGCTTCTAAAACCTATGCAATGGAGAGCTCTGTATACCGTACTGTAGGATTGTTTGAAGACCGCATGAACCGTCTGTCGCCTGAAGAAGTGAAAGACGGCAAAGAAGTAGCTGCTTCCATTGCCGAATATGCAATTGAATGTTCATTAAATAAAGTATTAGGATCTGAGACGCTTGATTATGTAGTAGATGAAGGCGTTCAAATCCATGGCGGATATGGTTTTATGGCAGAATACGAAGTGGAAAGAGCGTATCGTGATTCCCGTATTAACCGCATTTTCGAAGGAACAAATGAAATTAACCGCTTATTAGTGCCTGGAACGTATTTGCGTAAAGCAATGAAAGGTGAATTGCCATTGCTGCAAAAGGCTCAGGCTCTGCAGGAAGAGTTAATGATGCTCATGCCTGAAGAAGTTGGCGAAGGTGTTCTTGAACAAGAAAAACATTTATTGAAGAATGCTAAAAAGATCGGCTTGATGATCGCTGGACTTGCTGCACAAAAGTACGGTCAGGCATTGCAGAAGGAGCAAGAAGTATTAGTGAATATTGCAGATATCGTAAGCAGCATTTATGCAATGGAATCAGCGATTCTGCGCACTGAAAAAGCAATCAGCAAAGCAGGAGAAGCAAAGAGCGCTCAAAAGCTCCTGTATACTCAAGTTTACTGTCAGGAAGCATTTAATGAGATTGAAGCACACGCGAAGGAATCATTAGTTGCTATTGAGCAAGGCGATACGCTTCGCATGATGATTTCGGCACTCAGAAAATTCACGCGTCACACTCCGATCAACGTGATTGCCAAAAAACGTGAAATTGCTGCTGCATTAATTGAAGAAAATGGTTACCGCGCTTAA
- a CDS encoding methionine ABC transporter permease produces the protein MFENVRWENVWEATSETLFMTGFSVAATFVLGIILGLLLFLTSRGGIWENKPVNIIISAFVNIFRSIPFILLIILLIPFTKAILDTFLGAKAALPALIIGAAPFYGRMVEIALREIDKGVIEAARSMGAKTSTIIWKVLIPESSPALISGITVTAIALVGYTAMAGVVGAGGLGNLAFLEGFQRNNNAVTMIATILILVIVFIIQFIGDFITSKLDKR, from the coding sequence ATGTTTGAGAATGTGAGATGGGAAAATGTATGGGAAGCTACAAGTGAAACCTTATTCATGACAGGATTCTCCGTGGCTGCAACATTTGTCTTGGGCATTATACTCGGGCTGCTGTTATTCTTAACTTCCAGAGGCGGAATTTGGGAAAATAAACCGGTAAATATCATTATATCTGCATTCGTGAATATTTTCCGGTCGATTCCGTTTATTCTTCTTATCATTTTGCTGATTCCTTTTACAAAGGCCATTTTAGATACGTTCCTTGGTGCAAAAGCAGCATTGCCGGCTTTAATTATCGGCGCTGCACCATTTTACGGGCGGATGGTTGAAATTGCTCTTCGAGAAATAGATAAAGGAGTCATTGAGGCTGCAAGATCGATGGGTGCAAAAACATCAACGATCATTTGGAAGGTGTTAATACCTGAATCATCTCCTGCGCTTATCTCCGGTATTACCGTAACCGCTATTGCACTTGTCGGCTATACAGCCATGGCAGGGGTAGTCGGCGCCGGAGGATTAGGAAATCTTGCATTTCTTGAAGGCTTTCAGCGGAATAATAATGCTGTAACAATGATTGCGACAATCTTGATATTAGTCATTGTATTTATCATCCAATTTATTGGAGACTTTATAACATCAAAATTAGATAAACGTTAG
- a CDS encoding thioredoxin family protein — MIEIKEEQLDMFAEKEFGILYLYTPFCGTCQLAKKMLAVVEELLPALAIHAANLNFLPKQAIEWGIESVPCLLIFENGTVTHKKYAFHSVEYIYQILKEYAA; from the coding sequence ATGATTGAAATAAAGGAAGAACAATTAGATATGTTTGCTGAAAAAGAATTTGGCATCCTTTATCTTTACACTCCGTTTTGCGGAACATGTCAGCTTGCAAAAAAAATGCTGGCTGTTGTTGAAGAGCTGCTCCCAGCTTTAGCGATTCATGCGGCAAACTTAAATTTCCTGCCTAAGCAAGCGATAGAATGGGGAATTGAAAGTGTTCCCTGCCTGCTTATATTTGAAAATGGAACGGTTACCCACAAGAAATATGCCTTTCATTCTGTTGAATATATTTATCAAATATTGAAAGAATATGCCGCCTGA